A window of Deltaproteobacteria bacterium genomic DNA:
TTTTTTTGCGTTGTGCCGAACGCCTGGGCAAGCTACCCTAAGGCTTGGGCGCGCCGGGTGCGCACCCGCGAGGAGGGAATGTGACTCGACATCGAATACGGCACCGGCGAATCGGGTTGTTAGTGCTGGCGGCGGCAACGCTGGCACTGGTTCGGCCGGTGAGCGCCCTGGTGTCCACGCTGAGCCCTGCCTCCTACACCACAACCGGCGGCAGCGACGGCGGGCAGCCGGTCGGCAACCTGGCCGTGCGCGACCAATCGGGCACACAGAACGATTTCAACAAGTACGTCGAATTCACCACACCGGCCGGCGTGAACTACCAGGGGTACCGCAGTTACCTGCTCCCCAGCGGCGTCGCCGCGTCCTCGATCCGCGTGCTGCTGCTGACGGCCAACTTCATGGGGCCGGCCAAGGTCGATCAGGCTTGGACGTGGTCGATCTACAATTGGACCACCGGTTCGTGGATCCGCTTGGGCGACAACATGCGGGTGCGGAGCTGGGTGTGGCGCCGCTTCGTGTTCCGCGTCCCCCGCCCCTTTGCCGACTACGCCGAACCCGGCACCGGCGAAATCCGCATCCGCCTGGAATCGAACAGCGACGTGGATGACGCGGATCTGGACTACGAAGCCTTGATGGTGATCAGCAGCGCAGCGCGCGCGGCCACCCCGACCCGAACCCCGACCCCAGCCCCGACACCGACGCCGACGGTCAATGCCTCGGGTATCTGGCGGCCGGCGCTCAACACCAGCTGGCAGATCCAGTTCGGCGGTTTGCCGGTCGATCAAACCGTCGAGGCGCAGATGTACGACATCGATCTGTTCGACAACGATGCCAGCATCGTCGCCGCGTTGCACGCGCAGGGGCGCAAGGTGGTCTGCTACCTGAGCGCCGGCAGTTGGGAGAACTGGCGGCCTGATGCCGGCCAGTTTCCGGCCGCGGTCTTGGGCAGCGATCTGGAGGGGTGGCCGGGCGAGAAATGGCTCGACATCCGCCAGCTCGGCGTGCTCGGACCGCTGATGGAAGCGCGCCTGGATCAGTGCAAGGCGAAGGGCTTCGACGGCGTCGACCCCGACAACGTCGATGGCTACACCAATAACAGCGGCTTCCCGCTCAGCGCCCAAGATCAGCTCGCCTACAACCGCTTCCTGGCCAATGCCGCGCACGCCCGCGGCCTCTCGATCGGCCTCAAGAACGATCTCGCCCAGGTGAACGAGCTGGTGGCCGATTTCGACTGGCAACTCAACGAGCAATGCTTCCAGTACAACGAATGTAACGCCCTGATGCCTTTCATCACCGCGGGCAAGCCGGTGTTCAACCTCGAGTACAATCTGGCGACCAGCCAGTTCTGCGCGCAGGCCAACGCGCTGAACTTCAACTCGCTAAAGAAGCGCCTCGCGCTTGATGCCTACCGCGTGCCGTGCCGCTAGGCCGGGCCGCCGAAATCCGCGATCGCTACTGCCCGCGAACACCGCCGCGGCAAGGGCGGTAGGCGCGGGGCGCAGCCCGGCGTTGCTCGTGCTGGCTCTAGCCGGCGGCATTGCTCTGGTGGTTAGCCTGGTCTACCGGCCAGTGCTCTCAGCACGGGCGCTGGCCTTCGATGATCACCAGTACCTGGTGGAAAACGCCGCGATCAAGCACCCGAGCTGGGCCTCGGCCCGCCGCTTCTTCATCGAGATCACAGCTCCCTCGACCGTCGAGGGCTACTATCAGCCGCTGACCATGGTGTCGCTAATGCTCGATTGTGCCGCCGGCGGCGGGCCGAGCTTCTTGCGTCCGTTTCGGCGCACCAGCCTAATGCTGCACGTTGCCAACACGCTGCTGGTCTTCGGCCTGCTTCAGGCCTTGTTCGGCGCGCCGTGGGCGGCGGCGGTGCTGGCGCTGGGCTTCGGGCTCCACCCGCTCACGGTGGAATCGACCGCCTGGCTGAGCCAGCGCAAGACCGTGCTGGCAACCTGCTTCTCACTGGCGAGTCTGCTCACTGCCGTAAGCTATAGCCGGCGCCCGCACTGGTTGCGCTTGGCTGCCTCCTGGCTGCTTTACGTGCTGGCGCTGCTGGCCAAGCCCACCAGCGTACCGCTGCCCGCTCTCCTGTTGATCCTCGACTGGTGGCCGCTGGCGCGCCTGAGCCGTCGGGCGGTCATGGAGAAGATCCCGTTCTTCGCGGCCGGCGGCGCTGCGGCGGTGATAACACTGGTGTCACAAGCGAGCACTGCAGGTGCATCCGTACCGGCGGCAGCTGCGCCCGAGTTTCTCCCGCTCTTGCTCGCTCATAACATGTTCTTCTACCTGGTGAAGGTTGTCTACCCGCGTGATCTCGCCGTGTACTATCCTTTTCCGGAACCGTTCACGCTCAGTCAGCCGGCGATTCTGGCCGGCGTGCTGGGCAGTGTCGTGCTACTGATCGGCCTCGCCGCTTCGTTGCGTTGGACGCGGAGCGCGCTTGCCGGCTGGTTGTTCTTCACGGTGGCGCTCCTACCCAGCATGAGCGGGATCGGTTTTACCGAGGTAGTAGCTGCCGATCGTTTTGTTTACCTTCCTGCGGTTGGACTTCTGTTCAGCCTGGCGGCGCTGGTGCAATGGAGCCTGCGTTCATGGCGGACTCGCAGTCGCACCGCTGTACTCGGCATGCTGGCTGTGGCCGTGCTGCTGGCACAGGCACGGGCGACGCGCGCACAGCTGGCTCACTGGCAGGACAGTGTGCAGCTCACGCGCCGGGCCTTGAGCTTGGCCCCCGCGGCGGGCCGCGTGCACCATTTCCACGGCACCGCTCTGCTCGAAGCCGGCGACCCCGCCGGGGCCCTGACACACTACCGCGAGGCGTTGCGGCTTGGCCCCCAGACACCTGAGCTGCAGTACGACCTCGGCCTCGCGCTGCTTCTACGTGGGCAGAGCGAAGAAGCTATGGGCCGGTTCCGGGCGGCGATCGAGACCAAGGCGAACTTCCCGGCGGCGCATTACAACCTCGGCATCGCCCTGGTCGAGCGTGGCGACACGCAAGACGGTCTCGCGCACTTGCGCCGCGCGGTCGCGCTCAAGCCGGAATTCGCCGAGGCCCACCATGGCCTCGGCAACGTTCTGGCTGACCAGGGGCAGCTCGACGTCGCGATCGCTCATCTGCGCACGGCGGTCGAACTGGAGCCCGGTTTCGCAGCCGCCCACAACGATCTGGGTGCGTTGCTCGAGCGCCGGGGCGACCTCAGCGATGCGTTGCGGCACTTCAGCGAAGCGCTCCGCCTGCAACCGGACCTGGCTTTGGCACGCGACAACCAGGCGCGGGTCGCGGCCCGCCTGCGCCAGCCCCCTACCCGCTAGTTGCTCGCTCGAGCCGGACGAAACGGAGAAGACGCTCACCATCGATGCGGGCGGTCTGACACCCGCCAACAAGCGCGTAGCCCGGCGAGTGCGCCGGCCCCGGGGTGGGCAGAATCAGGCAGGTGGGCTAATACTAACGCGGCAGCCCAAGCACGTCCGCCATGCTGTAACGGCCCGGGGGTTGGTCGATGAGCCAAAGCGCGGCACGCAGGGCACCGCGCGCCAGGCAATCACGGCTCTGCGAGCGATGCGTGAGTTCGAGCCGTTCGCCGAGACCGGCGAATATCACCGTGTGATCACCGACCGCATCGCCGCCGCGCAGTGTCATCATCCCGATCTCGTGCGCCCGGCGCTGGCCGACGAGCCCCTGGCGGCCATAGACCGCGCACTTCTCGAAGTCCCGCCCCAGCGCGCCGGCCACCGCCCGGCCAAGATGGAGCGCGGTGCCGCTGGGGGCGTCAACCTTCATGCGGTGGTGGATTTCGACGATCTCGGGGTCGAAGTCGTCGCCCAACAAGCTCGCCGCTTGACGCACCAGTTGCAACAGCACGTTGATGCCCACGCTCATGTTCGGTGCCACCACCGTGCGGGTCTGCGGCGCCAGCC
This region includes:
- a CDS encoding endo alpha-1,4 polygalactosaminidase, whose product is MTRHRIRHRRIGLLVLAAATLALVRPVSALVSTLSPASYTTTGGSDGGQPVGNLAVRDQSGTQNDFNKYVEFTTPAGVNYQGYRSYLLPSGVAASSIRVLLLTANFMGPAKVDQAWTWSIYNWTTGSWIRLGDNMRVRSWVWRRFVFRVPRPFADYAEPGTGEIRIRLESNSDVDDADLDYEALMVISSAARAATPTRTPTPAPTPTPTVNASGIWRPALNTSWQIQFGGLPVDQTVEAQMYDIDLFDNDASIVAALHAQGRKVVCYLSAGSWENWRPDAGQFPAAVLGSDLEGWPGEKWLDIRQLGVLGPLMEARLDQCKAKGFDGVDPDNVDGYTNNSGFPLSAQDQLAYNRFLANAAHARGLSIGLKNDLAQVNELVADFDWQLNEQCFQYNECNALMPFITAGKPVFNLEYNLATSQFCAQANALNFNSLKKRLALDAYRVPCR
- a CDS encoding tetratricopeptide repeat protein: MLALAGGIALVVSLVYRPVLSARALAFDDHQYLVENAAIKHPSWASARRFFIEITAPSTVEGYYQPLTMVSLMLDCAAGGGPSFLRPFRRTSLMLHVANTLLVFGLLQALFGAPWAAAVLALGFGLHPLTVESTAWLSQRKTVLATCFSLASLLTAVSYSRRPHWLRLAASWLLYVLALLAKPTSVPLPALLLILDWWPLARLSRRAVMEKIPFFAAGGAAAVITLVSQASTAGASVPAAAAPEFLPLLLAHNMFFYLVKVVYPRDLAVYYPFPEPFTLSQPAILAGVLGSVVLLIGLAASLRWTRSALAGWLFFTVALLPSMSGIGFTEVVAADRFVYLPAVGLLFSLAALVQWSLRSWRTRSRTAVLGMLAVAVLLAQARATRAQLAHWQDSVQLTRRALSLAPAAGRVHHFHGTALLEAGDPAGALTHYREALRLGPQTPELQYDLGLALLLRGQSEEAMGRFRAAIETKANFPAAHYNLGIALVERGDTQDGLAHLRRAVALKPEFAEAHHGLGNVLADQGQLDVAIAHLRTAVELEPGFAAAHNDLGALLERRGDLSDALRHFSEALRLQPDLALARDNQARVAARLRQPPTR
- a CDS encoding 4-hydroxy-tetrahydrodipicolinate reductase yields the protein MALGIIVCGAAGRMGRTLINLVAQSPQTKLAGAVEAAGLANIGRDAGEVAGLGTLHVPIVDSLEKAIRPDAVTLDFTNAAAAVAHLRTAVQHRAPIVIGSTGYSQAEQAELERLAPQTRTVVAPNMSVGINVLLQLVRQAASLLGDDFDPEIVEIHHRMKVDAPSGTALHLGRAVAGALGRDFEKCAVYGRQGLVGQRRAHEIGMMTLRGGDAVGDHTVIFAGLGERLELTHRSQSRDCLARGALRAALWLIDQPPGRYSMADVLGLPR